From a region of the Triticum aestivum cultivar Chinese Spring chromosome 7D, IWGSC CS RefSeq v2.1, whole genome shotgun sequence genome:
- the LOC123167870 gene encoding acetylajmalan esterase, with product MASSTAFLLLLVAALHVCCCRGQGGHAGTGVAAIYSLGDSITDTGNLVKEAPPGAFETIKHLPYGLTFGRPTGRCSDGLLMIDFLAQDMGLPFLNPYLAMNRSFDHGANFAVAGATAMDPADQFNRRFSMPFTANSLKLQLRWFKDFMKSTFNTDEEIRKRLQSSLVLVGEIGGNDYNFALFGNKNVSEVEKLIPAVVQTIIDATKEVLDMGASRVIVPGNFPIGCLPSYLTAMAEPETSAYDSAGCLKDLNLFAAKHNAQLQRAVAGLRASYPDAAIAYADYFNSFLSLLKGAPALGFDEDSTHKACCGAGGKYNYDVRRACGVEGAAVCADPSAYVSWDGIHMTQAAYKAMSRLIYHGRYLQPQILSFPENNGQT from the exons ATGGCTTCCTCAAcggctttcctcctcctcctcgtcgctgcctTGCACGTGTGTTGCTGCCGCGGGCAAGGTGGCCACGCCGGCACCGGCGTGGCGGCGATCTACAGCCTGGGCGACTCCATCACGGATACGGGGAACCTGGTGAAGGAGGCGCCGCCCGGCGCCTTCGAGACCATCAAGCACCTCCCCTACGGCCTCACCTTCGGCCGCCCCACCGGCCGATGCTCCGACGGCCTCCTCATGATCGACTTCCTCG CTCAGGACATGGGCCTCCCGTTCCTCAACCCTTACCTGGCCATGAACAGGAGCTTCGACCACGGAGCCAACTTCGCCGTCGCTGGAGCCACCGCCATGGACCCCGCCGACCAGTTCAACAGGAGATTCTCCATGCCTTTCACCGCAAATTCCCTCAAGCTGCAGCTCCGGTGGTTCAAGGACTTCATGAAGTCCACCTTCAACACCGACGAAG AAATTCGCAAAAGGCTCCAATCTTCTCTGGTTTTGGTCGGGGAGATCGGTGGAAACGACTACAACTTCGCCTTGTTCGGGAATAAGAATGTCAGCGAGGTGGAGAAACTCATCCCAGCCGTCGTTCAAACCATCATCGACGCCACCAAG GAAGTGCTGGACATGGGCGCTAGCAGAGTCATCGTCCCGGGCAACTTCCCCATCGGCTGCCTCCCGAGCTACCTCACCGCGATGGCCGAGCCGGAGACGTCGGCCTACGACTCCGCAGGCTGCCTCAAGGACCTCAACCTCTTCGCCGCCAAGCACAACGCGCagctccagcgagccgtcgccggTCTCCGGGCGTCGTACCCCGACGCGGCCATCGCCTACGCGGACTACTTCAACTCCTTCCTCAGCCTCCTCAAGGGCGCCCCGGCTCTCG GTTTCGACGAGGATAGCACGCACAAGGCGTGCTGTGGCGCCGGCGGCAAGTACAACTACGACGTGAGGCGGGCGTGCGGCGTGGAGGGGGCGGCGGTGTGTGCGGACCCGTCGGCGTACGTGAGCTGGGACGGCATCCACATGACCCAGGCGGCGTACAAGGCCATGTCCAGGCTCATCTACCACGGGAGGTACCTGCAGCCGCAGATACTCAGCTTCCCGGAGAACAATGGGCAGACATGA